CCCATTAATTACACTGCTCGTTTTTAATGTCAGTGGGCCAGAGGCAGATAAAGTGCACTGCTAAGTGCATGTCAGataaacacagaagaaaatGGAAGAACAAAAAGCAGACTGAAGCacgaaaacatttattttcctcctctctatctctctgtgtaAATCTCACAGACAGATAAAAGCAGAGTAAACGGCGATGACAAGGACACGTTACATCTGTTTGTACGGCGGTGCAGGTGAGTGCAGGTGCATTAATTTGTGCACAGAGCGACGCTTGCTGTGTGAGTGAGCGACCAGGCGCTGCAGCAGTTGGACACTGACCTCTATGGCACGACAGGCTTCCTCTAGCTGACTAATGATGCCTTGCATCCTGTCGTTGTTACCAACCATCATGGCAATCCCGTCACTCAGCTCCGTCTGAGGGGGGCAAGGACATAGCAGAGTAAATACTTGAGATCAAGCATGATTCAAATCTGGGATTTTGATGCATGTactttaaatgtactttatgaTAATGTTCTTATGATGAGATCATGATTTGTAATGCTTACTTAAAAAAGCATGACACATTTCACAAGTTAGATGTGAACACACCTAcctatctatttatttatgattgtttttttcctgcattaTCTCACCTTCTTTGTCTGGTAGATGCTGGTGATAGGTGCCACCTCACAGTCTTTGTGGGCTCCAAATACCTTACACATGGAGCATGTGGGCACGCTGTGGGTCACGCAGTAAATGTTGATCTTTTCATCCTCATGAACATCACACATGGGCGTTTCTTCTATGCTCTCCGGCGTTGGCTTGCTGCTGTAGAGTAATAGAGAGAGCAGTGGCACCTTCATGTTAGGCCATACATTTCAGTGCATACTGATGTGACGTGATGTCATTTTGATAATGTCACCGGTACACATCTCAGTAGATTATTGGTGATCCATCAGTCTAATATTGTCAGGCACATGAACTGTAAACACTGAAATCAATGTGTCACTATCACACGGTCAAGTACACAGGTGTAGGTGATTAGCATTatctttcacaaaatatttaatttaaagccaCAAAATATCACTCCATTGTGAAGGAgagtatattgtattttgtattgtttaaaAGCCAATTTATCTTTGAACCATGAACCTGTATGAAGTTAGCATCCTGAGTGTAGGAGATGAAGTGTTTTGGATCATATGTCATACAAGCCTTTAGGCTTCACAGTCAACTACTCGGATTAAGTAAATCATCTGTGTAGATACACGACTACAATCAGGAACGTCCTGTCATCCACTCTAGTTCTCTGACTCAGAAGCCACTGTCACGCAGGCCACACCGGCAACTGGTATATTTCCAGCTAACACGAGGTTGAAGGCAGATTTGATTAACAAAGCCTGTCTCTGAAATGTCAGGATGTAATGTATAAGTGGTGACCGTTTATTTAGATTTGGTCAAAAAATCGATAGGGACTAAATGGAGCACAACTAAGTGTCTTATCTGTCTCACCTGCTGGACTCCTGCTTGAACATGTCAATAATATTCTCAACCAGCAGGTTCCTTTGCAGCCCGTAAACCCCGTGCCTGTCCAGGACCACCTCATGTCTGCAAGACGGGCATCTGAATCGGCCACCAGATGTCAAAGAGCCAGCCCTTGTTGGGAGGTATGGATTCGAAGCCTGTAAACAGTCATCATTTAAACCTTGGATTTACCGTGATGGCACATTGTTTTATAAACGATAGATTCATCtcacaaaaatgaatgaagcGGTTTCATTCAGTTATGAAATGTTAATCCAGTGGACTAACAGTCCATAATATAAAAGTGTTACCCCatcagaaacattaaaaacactgaattgcCCCACTATGACTCCAAATGTGCGTTTTAACACAGGGACAAACACTAAACAACGACTTAATCTTAAATTCCCAAGTTATAAGTGTTATCTGACAGTAAtggtttattatattaataatgtttgtaaacacagccttacattttcattcacaatCATTTGTGGCACACAAATAAGTGATTTTCTGTCTACAATGCTTCTATTGCTCACAAAAACATTATGTACCTGTAATGTATTTCATCCAGACAGTTACTGGTGAGGCCTTTAATGGATCAAAAATGGAGGCCAGTTCATAACAACATCTATGGCTCACATGACATAAACTGTTAGCTTAAGGCGCTAATGTTAAACAACAGTGTTcctcaagtaaaaaaaatagttttccCTTCACACTACAAATAAATCTGTGGCATTTTGTTGAGTTTCTTACCTGGAAAACATCATTGGCACATTTTCTGCAGAGGTTGTGCTGGCAGGGCAGGATAACCACAGGTTTTGTAAACATTTCCAGGCATATAGGACAAGTGAGCTGCTTCTCCAAGTTCTCCATGCTATTCATTTTGTGTGGAAAAG
Above is a window of Scomber scombrus chromosome 20, fScoSco1.1, whole genome shotgun sequence DNA encoding:
- the trim55b gene encoding tripartite motif-containing protein 55b, which codes for MNSMENLEKQLTCPICLEMFTKPVVILPCQHNLCRKCANDVFQASNPYLPTRAGSLTSGGRFRCPSCRHEVVLDRHGVYGLQRNLLVENIIDMFKQESSSSKPTPESIEETPMCDVHEDEKINIYCVTHSVPTCSMCKVFGAHKDCEVAPITSIYQTKKTELSDGIAMMVGNNDRMQGIISQLEEACRAIEENGRRQKTLVCEKFDHLYSVLEEKKREMSQKVTVEQQEKVNYIRGLTKKYGDHLEESCKIVEMGIQTMEEQEMAVFLQSTKDILKKISEASSTAHLDKIERGYENMDHYSVDFKEEGKALRTIDFIQDDEDEDDEDEDGEAGTEEGEGAQTTSGGDAVTDASVQPSAAPQMTSSSPSAAKSAA